The following proteins come from a genomic window of Rubinisphaera margarita:
- a CDS encoding 3'(2'),5'-bisphosphate nucleotidase, whose amino-acid sequence MAEDFSRELDVALQAVAEAAKLCRSVNSRIAPDVLEKKDKSPVTIADFGSQALVARVLETHFPDDAIIGEEDAAELRQPEQAGFLKAIHDEMIRLDLNPSDEAIFNWVDRCSQKEHCDRFWTLDPIDGTKGFLRREQYAISLALIVDGVVTVAAVGCPNLGADVDTPPEGGGLVFAAVRGQGATVRSLVSLLNPEPVRVSSRTKMSEKRFCESVESGHSSHNDSAEVASRLGIKADPVRLDSQAKYCVVARGEADIYLRLPTRPGYQEKIWDHAGGVLVVEEAGGTITDVTGKPLEFTHGSTLKENRGVVVSNGSGHDEIIAALAAVGVS is encoded by the coding sequence ATGGCTGAAGATTTCTCGCGCGAGCTGGACGTCGCGCTTCAGGCAGTCGCCGAGGCGGCCAAATTGTGTCGCTCGGTCAATTCGCGGATTGCTCCCGATGTGCTGGAGAAGAAGGACAAGAGTCCGGTCACGATTGCCGATTTCGGCTCCCAGGCACTGGTCGCCCGCGTCCTGGAAACGCATTTCCCGGATGACGCCATCATCGGAGAAGAAGACGCCGCCGAACTTCGGCAGCCCGAACAGGCCGGCTTCCTTAAGGCGATTCACGATGAGATGATCCGTCTGGACCTCAATCCTTCCGACGAGGCCATCTTCAACTGGGTCGATCGCTGCTCTCAGAAAGAACACTGCGACCGCTTTTGGACACTCGATCCGATCGATGGAACCAAGGGCTTTCTGCGTCGCGAGCAGTACGCCATTTCTCTCGCATTGATCGTCGATGGCGTTGTGACTGTAGCCGCCGTGGGCTGCCCGAACCTGGGCGCCGATGTGGACACGCCCCCGGAAGGAGGCGGACTCGTTTTCGCTGCTGTTCGCGGCCAGGGCGCGACTGTTCGTTCGCTGGTTTCCCTGCTCAATCCCGAGCCGGTTCGCGTCAGTTCCCGCACCAAAATGTCGGAAAAGCGGTTCTGCGAATCTGTCGAATCGGGACACAGCTCGCACAACGATTCGGCTGAAGTCGCCAGTCGGCTGGGCATCAAAGCCGATCCTGTCCGACTCGACAGCCAGGCCAAGTACTGTGTCGTTGCCCGGGGGGAAGCTGATATCTACCTCCGTTTACCGACTCGTCCTGGTTACCAGGAAAAGATCTGGGACCACGCCGGTGGAGTACTCGTCGTCGAGGAAGCGGGCGGAACGATTACGGACGTGACAGGCAAGCCGCTGGAGTTCACGCATGGCTCGACTCTGAAAGAGAATCGAGGCGTGGTTGTCAGCAACGGTTCCGGGCACGACGAAATCATTGCCGCACTGGCCGCAGTGGGTGTGTCGTAA
- a CDS encoding DUF1559 family PulG-like putative transporter encodes MKTRSLKRAGFTLIELLVVIAIIAILAALLLPAVQRAREAARNTQCKNNLRQYGISMFVFADSDPKGRLCTGQFDYLRDGCPDTFGFVADMVNQGAGSGLELNCPSSPFIVNEKFNELLGGDTTGSNTKIPTSGHALSFRLTEGACGDFDDAAISGAANTTLRGNYVVTNFIEKGYVTNYAASWFLSRTDAITAQDGTISGSTGDAACKGLLGSLGPITISKLDQADAPTSAIPLLGDGGPGDIGEATLAVTLGNFASAGDRMAEAANDGPAFVEAGPNIELLDTPSSSIQWAPTDGVASTLLNDRLPSPNDFSTTVNSVVVDSATTPADWNTAFGGDDGTLWMQDTRDWYAIHSGQVNLLMADGSVKNFKDLDGDNFFNPGFGMNGGSESADGYTSNQIELPHFECYNGGSLFQTQLVKGNFE; translated from the coding sequence ATGAAGACTCGTTCCCTGAAGCGAGCAGGTTTTACCCTGATCGAACTCCTGGTGGTTATCGCCATCATCGCCATCCTGGCTGCCCTGCTGCTGCCAGCCGTCCAGCGTGCTCGCGAAGCCGCTCGTAACACCCAGTGTAAGAACAACCTGCGTCAGTACGGCATCTCGATGTTCGTCTTCGCAGATTCCGATCCTAAGGGTCGTCTCTGCACCGGACAGTTCGACTACCTCCGCGATGGTTGCCCGGACACCTTCGGCTTCGTCGCCGACATGGTCAACCAGGGTGCCGGTTCCGGTCTGGAACTGAACTGCCCCTCGAGCCCGTTCATCGTCAACGAGAAGTTCAACGAACTCCTCGGTGGTGACACGACCGGTTCCAACACCAAGATCCCGACCAGCGGTCACGCTCTCTCCTTCCGCCTGACCGAAGGTGCCTGCGGCGACTTCGACGATGCTGCCATCTCTGGAGCTGCTAACACCACGCTCCGTGGTAACTACGTCGTGACCAACTTCATCGAAAAGGGTTACGTCACCAACTACGCCGCTTCGTGGTTCCTGTCCCGCACCGATGCAATCACCGCTCAGGACGGTACGATCTCCGGTTCTACTGGAGACGCTGCCTGTAAGGGTCTGCTGGGATCACTCGGCCCGATCACCATCAGCAAACTGGATCAGGCTGACGCTCCGACCTCCGCGATTCCTCTCCTCGGCGACGGTGGTCCTGGTGACATCGGCGAAGCCACTCTGGCTGTCACGCTCGGTAACTTCGCTTCCGCTGGCGATCGTATGGCTGAAGCAGCCAACGATGGTCCGGCCTTTGTTGAAGCTGGTCCGAATATCGAACTGCTCGACACTCCGAGCTCTTCGATTCAGTGGGCTCCGACCGACGGTGTCGCTTCGACGCTGCTCAACGATCGCCTGCCTTCTCCGAACGACTTCTCCACGACGGTCAACTCTGTGGTTGTCGATTCCGCAACGACTCCGGCCGACTGGAACACCGCTTTCGGTGGCGACGACGGCACCCTGTGGATGCAGGACACTCGCGACTGGTACGCCATCCACAGCGGTCAGGTTAACCTGCTGATGGCTGACGGCTCGGTCAAGAACTTCAAAGACCTCGACGGCGACAACTTCTTCAACCCCGGCTTCGGCATGAACGGTGGTTCGGAATCTGCTGATGGTTACACCAGCAACCAGATCGAACTGCCTCACTTCGAGTGCTACAACGGTGGTTCGCTGTTCCAGACTCAGCTGGTCAAAGGCAACTTCGAGTAA